Proteins encoded in a region of the bacterium genome:
- a CDS encoding cytochrome c oxidase subunit 3 family protein has protein sequence MSSQHSAAHPAHLAHHFSDVEQQKESAKLGMWFFLLTEVLTFGGLFCAYAIYRAWYPEMFSIAHQQLNVTMGTINTIVLITSSLTMALAIRNMQLNDKKGTITMLLLTFLFAGTFMVIKYFEYTHKIHLGQLPGKFYTFDGINASNPHIFFSIYFAMTGLHGIHVMIGMILIAWLMYKTSKGAFSSEYYTPIEMTGLFWHLVDLIWIFLFPLFYLIG, from the coding sequence ATGTCAAGTCAACATTCAGCCGCTCATCCGGCGCATCTGGCGCATCACTTTAGTGATGTGGAGCAGCAAAAGGAATCCGCCAAACTCGGCATGTGGTTCTTTCTGCTGACGGAAGTTTTGACCTTCGGAGGCCTTTTTTGTGCGTACGCGATTTATCGCGCATGGTATCCGGAAATGTTTTCTATTGCTCATCAGCAGCTCAATGTCACGATGGGCACGATCAATACGATCGTTCTGATCACGAGTTCTCTCACGATGGCGTTGGCCATTCGCAATATGCAACTCAATGACAAAAAAGGTACGATCACCATGCTTCTGCTGACATTTTTGTTCGCAGGAACATTTATGGTGATCAAGTACTTTGAGTACACGCATAAAATTCACCTCGGCCAATTACCCGGAAAGTTTTATACGTTTGACGGTATCAATGCATCCAATCCGCATATTTTCTTCAGCATTTATTTTGCGATGACCGGGTTGCACGGTATTCACGTAATGATTGGTATGATTTTGATTGCCTGGCTTATGTATAAAACCAGTAAAGGTGCGTTTTCATCGGAATATTACACGCCGATCGAAATGACGGGTCTTTTCTGGCACCTTGTGGATTTGATTTGGATTTTCCTTTTCCCACTCTTTTATTTGATAGGATGA
- a CDS encoding cytochrome C oxidase subunit IV family protein produces MSNEQHKEHIIPLSTYLGVFSALIALTALTVWIAQFHFGEWNLIVAMSVAVVKALLVAFIFMHLLYDNKLYATVFAGSIVFLAIFIVFTMYDTLRRDDIYEQVGKPIKSKAIIYDNMPVKKDSTAHSGH; encoded by the coding sequence ATGAGCAACGAACAACATAAAGAACATATTATACCACTGAGTACGTATCTTGGCGTTTTTAGCGCGCTGATAGCACTCACGGCATTGACGGTATGGATCGCCCAGTTTCACTTTGGCGAATGGAATTTGATCGTGGCGATGTCCGTCGCAGTAGTAAAAGCACTTTTAGTGGCTTTTATTTTCATGCATCTTTTGTACGATAATAAATTGTATGCTACGGTGTTTGCAGGCTCGATTGTATTTTTAGCCATATTTATTGTATTCACCATGTATGATACGTTGCGACGTGATGATATCTATGAACAAGTAGGTAAACCCATCAAGTCCAAAGCGATCATCTATGATAATATGCCCGTCAAGAAAGATTCTACGGCGCATAGCGGACATTAA
- a CDS encoding COX15/CtaA family protein, with protein MNRFRQFALFSTIATYVLIFVGGLVRVSGAGLGCPDWPQCFGHWFPPTSVDQIPSHIDPSLFNMTLAWIEYGNRVVGVTIGFLIAGTAWLAIKHYRHDKRILTASVAAAILVAFQGWQGSRVVKSQLNPHIISIHFALALLIISLMVYVTFRAYKPEQEIKNISDTVYRSVFGWIKIMWVVNLLQILLGTEVRGALEVLANAFPLMNEAELMRQSNYVSYIHGVVGVIIVGATWLFHEQIQRVRTQIPAYIVTISNIGLLLMITQLFIGVLLVTMDRPPLLQIVHLWISSFQIGLLVIFYAAWRRDNQSSERKTV; from the coding sequence TTGAACCGATTTCGGCAATTTGCCTTATTTTCAACCATCGCCACGTACGTACTGATTTTCGTTGGCGGTTTGGTACGAGTTTCAGGGGCCGGTCTGGGATGTCCGGACTGGCCTCAATGTTTTGGTCATTGGTTTCCACCGACCAGTGTAGATCAAATCCCTTCCCATATTGACCCCAGTCTTTTTAATATGACATTGGCATGGATCGAATACGGCAATCGTGTTGTCGGTGTTACGATAGGCTTTCTTATTGCCGGCACGGCTTGGCTTGCGATAAAACATTACCGGCATGACAAACGTATTTTGACAGCGTCGGTTGCGGCAGCGATTTTGGTGGCTTTCCAAGGATGGCAGGGGAGTCGTGTCGTCAAGTCCCAACTCAATCCGCATATCATCTCCATCCATTTTGCTTTGGCGCTTTTGATCATCAGTCTGATGGTTTACGTCACTTTCCGCGCATATAAACCTGAACAAGAAATAAAGAACATCAGCGATACCGTATATCGTTCTGTTTTCGGTTGGATAAAGATTATGTGGGTTGTCAATCTCCTACAAATTTTACTTGGAACGGAAGTACGAGGTGCATTGGAAGTATTGGCAAATGCATTTCCGTTGATGAACGAAGCCGAACTTATGCGCCAATCGAATTATGTCAGCTATATTCACGGTGTCGTCGGTGTGATCATCGTAGGAGCGACCTGGCTTTTTCACGAACAAATACAGCGCGTGCGCACGCAGATCCCGGCCTATATCGTTACGATTTCAAATATCGGCCTCTTGCTGATGATCACCCAGTTGTTCATCGGTGTGCTTCTGGTAACGATGGATCGTCCGCCGCTTTTGCAAATCGTGCATCTTTGGATATCCAGTTTTCAGATCGGGTTATTGGTGATCTTTTATGCCGCATGGCGCCGCGATAATCAATCTTCTGAGAGGAAAACGGTATGA
- a CDS encoding SCO family protein, protein MNTNLIMRLSIGFFVLMLISAIVIYKAKESQSDLPVYAEVTPFAMTERSGEAFTNEQFKGHITVVNFFFATCAGPCPAMNARVAELYRAFAGNNPVRFVSVTIDPDRDSLAALRNYASSFNVNDNRWSFLRGDLKSVEHLSENVFMVGSGAPTLHSTKLILVDHLGRIRGYYSSEEPASLTILKTHIRELVREMPS, encoded by the coding sequence ATGAATACGAATCTGATTATGCGTTTAAGCATCGGTTTTTTTGTGCTCATGCTTATTTCGGCCATCGTTATTTATAAAGCCAAAGAATCGCAGAGCGATTTGCCGGTGTATGCCGAAGTGACGCCGTTTGCCATGACCGAACGAAGCGGTGAAGCTTTTACAAACGAACAGTTCAAGGGGCACATCACCGTTGTCAATTTTTTCTTCGCAACGTGTGCGGGGCCGTGCCCGGCGATGAATGCCCGTGTAGCCGAGCTGTATCGCGCTTTTGCGGGGAATAACCCCGTACGGTTCGTGTCGGTCACGATAGATCCGGATCGGGATTCGCTGGCGGCACTTCGTAATTATGCATCGTCATTCAACGTAAACGACAATCGCTGGTCTTTTTTGCGTGGCGATCTGAAAAGTGTAGAGCATCTGTCGGAAAATGTTTTCATGGTGGGAAGCGGAGCACCGACACTCCATAGCACGAAACTGATTTTAGTGGATCACTTGGGTCGAATAAGAGGTTACTATAGCAGCGAAGAACCTGCAAGTCTGACTATACTCAAAACACATATCCGTGAACTTGTGAGAGAGATGCCATCATGA
- a CDS encoding DUF420 domain-containing protein: MNAADLPFINAILNSVSTVFLTLGYIAIRKKDRVQHKRYMVTALISSALFLTCYLIYHYQVGSVPYPYYDWTRPVYFVILVPHIILAAIMSPFIISAVHYAWIGEFSKHKRLMRWVWPVWIFVSVSGVVIYLMLYRF; the protein is encoded by the coding sequence ATGAACGCCGCTGATTTACCATTTATCAATGCCATACTCAATTCCGTGAGCACCGTGTTTCTTACGTTGGGATACATAGCTATCCGAAAAAAAGATCGTGTTCAGCATAAACGCTATATGGTCACGGCGCTTATTTCGTCAGCGCTTTTTCTCACGTGCTATCTGATTTATCATTATCAGGTTGGTTCGGTTCCTTATCCGTATTACGATTGGACAAGGCCGGTATATTTCGTCATTTTAGTGCCACACATTATACTGGCCGCAATTATGTCGCCTTTTATTATCAGCGCCGTTCATTATGCATGGATCGGAGAGTTTTCGAAACACAAAAGACTAATGCGGTGGGTCTGGCCGGTGTGGATATTCGTATCGGTGAGCGGAGTTGTTATCTACCTGATGTTATATCGCTTCTAA
- a CDS encoding 4a-hydroxytetrahydrobiopterin dehydratase: MSRKKIETSEIENRLKALLDWKLRDGKLYREFIFTDFVEAFRFMTAAALIAEKLNHHPDWSNVYNRVHISLYTHDAGGITELDFILADKLNTLL, from the coding sequence ATGAGCCGAAAAAAAATTGAAACCTCTGAAATTGAGAATCGTCTGAAAGCACTTCTGGATTGGAAGCTTCGCGACGGCAAATTGTATAGAGAATTTATTTTCACAGATTTTGTCGAAGCGTTTCGTTTTATGACGGCAGCGGCTCTTATCGCTGAAAAATTAAATCATCATCCGGACTGGTCCAACGTATATAACCGCGTTCATATTTCACTCTATACGCATGATGCCGGCGGAATTACGGAATTGGATTTTATTTTAGCTGATAAATTAAATACCCTGTTATGA
- a CDS encoding superoxide dismutase — protein sequence MPDKKTTRRKFLETTGLVATAAAVSPFIRSAEAAISAVSITDAPFTLPTLSYDYKALEPHIDAQTMEIHHSRHHKAYVDKLNDAIIQAKLDKPDLDTLMRHISKYSTAIRNNGGGHWNHSMFWQIMKPGGGGAPSGDLATAINTAFGSFDEFKTKFNAAAMSRFGSGWAWLVVRDGKLEIGSTPNQDNPLMDVSDFKGTPLLALDVWEHAYYLKYQNKRADYVQAWWNLIHWYEVTRRFKKA from the coding sequence ATGCCTGATAAAAAGACAACACGCCGTAAATTTTTGGAAACAACTGGTTTAGTTGCAACAGCCGCGGCGGTAAGCCCCTTTATCCGTTCCGCCGAAGCCGCGATTTCTGCTGTAAGCATAACGGATGCGCCGTTTACATTGCCGACGCTGAGCTATGATTACAAAGCGCTTGAACCGCATATAGATGCCCAGACTATGGAGATCCATCATTCCCGCCATCATAAAGCCTATGTGGATAAGCTCAATGATGCAATTATTCAGGCCAAATTAGATAAACCGGATCTAGATACTTTGATGCGCCATATTTCAAAATATTCGACAGCCATACGAAACAACGGTGGCGGGCATTGGAATCACTCCATGTTTTGGCAAATCATGAAACCGGGGGGTGGCGGTGCACCGAGCGGCGACCTGGCAACTGCGATTAATACCGCCTTTGGAAGCTTTGATGAATTTAAAACTAAATTTAACGCCGCTGCGATGAGTCGATTTGGCTCCGGGTGGGCATGGCTCGTTGTACGCGACGGAAAACTCGAAATCGGCTCGACGCCTAATCAGGATAATCCATTGATGGATGTTTCCGATTTTAAAGGCACGCCGCTCTTGGCTTTGGACGTATGGGAGCACGCTTATTATCTGAAATACCAAAACAAACGCGCCGACTACGTACAAGCCTGGTGGAATCTCATTCACTGGTATGAAGTAACTCGCCGATTCAAAAAAGCGTAA
- a CDS encoding SDR family oxidoreductase: MNKFPYTAILITGASSGIGEAIARALAKPGFRLILVARSANALEAHAYEFRSSGATVDVIAMDLTSENAPQRLFDQINKLNICVDLLVNNAGFGSYGYFHESDIAKQMNMIDLNIKTLVQLTHLFLPGMLVQNKGAILNVSSTASFQPVPFMATYGATKAFVTHFSVAVASELRDTPIRIISLCPGRTKTNFQLSAGSNKIRIRSRSASKESVAEVALDAVVNYKKIAIEGLGNKCMTHLQRLFPRFVILSLARRIFEPKNPAT; encoded by the coding sequence GTGAATAAATTTCCCTACACCGCGATTTTGATCACCGGCGCTTCCAGCGGAATCGGTGAAGCGATAGCCCGAGCGCTGGCAAAACCCGGCTTTCGTTTGATTTTGGTTGCACGTTCGGCCAATGCACTCGAAGCCCATGCGTACGAATTTCGCTCATCCGGTGCAACGGTAGATGTGATCGCGATGGATCTGACATCGGAAAACGCACCGCAACGTTTATTTGACCAAATAAACAAACTTAACATCTGCGTTGATTTGCTGGTAAATAATGCCGGATTCGGCTCATACGGATATTTTCACGAATCCGATATTGCTAAGCAGATGAACATGATTGACCTAAATATCAAAACGCTCGTCCAGCTCACGCATCTTTTTTTACCCGGCATGCTCGTCCAAAATAAAGGCGCCATCCTCAACGTAAGTTCCACGGCAAGTTTCCAACCCGTCCCTTTTATGGCAACGTATGGTGCAACGAAAGCATTTGTCACCCACTTCAGCGTAGCCGTTGCATCGGAATTACGTGACACGCCGATACGAATCATCAGCCTGTGTCCCGGACGAACAAAAACTAATTTTCAACTCTCGGCAGGATCAAACAAAATTCGCATCCGCTCACGCAGTGCTTCCAAAGAATCGGTAGCCGAAGTCGCTTTGGATGCCGTAGTGAATTATAAAAAAATCGCCATCGAAGGACTGGGTAATAAATGTATGACACACTTGCAGCGCCTCTTTCCACGCTTTGTCATTCTTAGTCTTGCACGACGCATTTTTGAACCAAAAAATCCCGCCACATAA